In Gloeomargarita sp. SKYB120, one DNA window encodes the following:
- a CDS encoding SDR family oxidoreductase, with translation MPFTYTGKTALVTGASTGIGAVFARELAQRGCSLILTARSQERLAALADELQNTHKIPVRIYPADLRSPEAVNTLIQHVQQSGQPVDILVNNAGFSTCGWFHTIDPAQEAALIQVNIAALVALTHAFLPQMVARRSGLVINVASVLCFYPLPYQATYSASKAFVRSLTEALWAEYQGTGVRFFALCPGPTATEFFDRMGRDIRMPKMSPEAVVQFALRAIEGNQPWGIPGWQNRLLSGFLPAMTPRFWLLKQLARVSRRLYGIAQES, from the coding sequence ATGCCATTCACCTACACGGGTAAGACTGCTCTCGTCACCGGCGCTTCCACCGGTATTGGGGCGGTCTTTGCGCGAGAACTGGCACAGCGGGGGTGTTCTTTAATCCTGACGGCTCGTTCGCAAGAACGTCTGGCTGCGCTGGCTGATGAATTGCAAAACACTCACAAAATTCCTGTGCGGATTTATCCGGCTGACCTGCGGTCCCCGGAAGCAGTCAACACCCTGATCCAGCACGTCCAACAATCGGGCCAGCCGGTGGATATTCTGGTGAACAATGCGGGATTTAGCACCTGCGGCTGGTTTCACACGATTGACCCAGCGCAAGAGGCGGCGTTGATCCAGGTGAATATCGCCGCATTAGTGGCCTTGACCCACGCCTTTTTGCCGCAAATGGTGGCTCGCCGGTCGGGGTTGGTGATCAATGTGGCGTCGGTGCTTTGTTTTTATCCCTTGCCCTATCAAGCGACCTATTCGGCCAGTAAGGCGTTTGTTCGTTCTTTGACGGAAGCGCTGTGGGCCGAATACCAGGGAACAGGGGTGCGCTTTTTTGCCCTATGCCCAGGGCCGACAGCGACGGAGTTTTTTGACCGCATGGGGAGAGATATCCGGATGCCAAAAATGTCCCCGGAAGCAGTGGTGCAATTTGCCCTGCGCGCGATAGAAGGCAACCAACCCTGGGGCATCCCCGGCTGGCAAAATCGGTTGTTGAGTGGCTTTTTACCAGCCATGACGCCCCGCTTTTGGCTACTGAAACAATTAGCCCGCGTGAGCCGCCGCCTGTACGGGATTGCCCAAGAGTCCTAA